In Sphingomonas sp. KC8, the sequence GAGATTTCGGTACGCTCCGCAAGGCTCAGGGCGTCATCTATATCGACGCCGAGATATTTGACGATGTTCTCGATCTTGCTGTGACCGAGCAGGATTTGAACGGCTCACAGATTGCCGGTGACTTTGTAGATCATCGAGGCCTTGGTCCGGCGCAGCGAATGCGCTCCATATTCTGCGCCGTTCAAACCGGCAGCAACGACCCATTCGTCGACCAGACGTGCATATTGGCGCGTGCTGAGATGGCCGGTGTAGTCGACCCGGCTTGGGAACAGGTAATCGCCAGCCCGACCACGACTCTGCTCCAGCCATGCTGACAGGCTTATCCGGGCATTGGTCATCAGCTCGAACTGGACAGTGGTCTGGGAGCCGGATCGTGATGCATCCCCATGGTCAGCCCATCGGGGCGTGAAGCAGGGACCGGGCCGTAAACGCCGACATAGAGCATCTTCCAGAGCATTTTTCAGCCAGATGGTTCCATTGGACTGGAAGATGCTCTGACCGAACGGTCAGCCCGATCCCATCAATTGATGATCGTTTGGCGATATTTATGATCTATATGCGAAATTTCCGACCATCTATGGCCGTGACGCCGCACGCCTGCTTCACTAGGAAAAAGCCGTCCGAGAAAGGTGGACGCCGCGCGGACATCGGCTGATTTCTGCGCGCGCAGAGCATGGAGGGGCATTTTGGAAAAGATAATCTACATACTCTGGAAACCGGATTCCCAGCCCATCGAACAGTTCAATGCCGTGTTGCTTGAAAGCGTTCGGGACAGGTTGCTTTCCCTCCCGGTAGACCGGCTCCAGATCAACATCGTCGATGAGGCGGTTGCCGCTGGTGCGCCCCTGCGCGCCGAGCCGGTGCAGCCGGCCCCAGCCGCCATGATCGCCTTCTGGTTGAACGCTGCCCATGACAGGCAGCCGGTGGAAGCCATATTGAGCAGCATCGCCCCGCGTATCGCAGGGTATGCCGTGGCGGAATCGACCGTGCTGCCCAACACCGACGCACCGGCCGCCGATGGCCGTGTGCGCGGTTTTTCGCAACTGGCCTTCCTGTTCAAGCTGCCCGGCATAACCCGCGAGGGCTATATGGAAATCTGGATGCGGGATCAGACCTGGGTCGGCGTGGAAACACAGGATACATTCTATTATTGCCAGAATATCGTGACCCGCGTGCTGACCCCCGGGGCTCCGCCATGGGACGGGATAGTGGAGGAATGCTATCCGATCGAAGCGATGACGGATCCGCTTGTCTTCTGGAAGGCTAACGGGTCCGAAGAGGTGTACAAGGCCAATTATGCCCGAGAAATGGCCAATGTCGCGCGCTTCCTCGATCTGCCCAACGTTTCCGTCATGATCACCAGCGCCTACCGCCCCGGCGGATGGACGGACCCCGCCGCGCTGCGGGATATCCGCGGATGAGCACACCCATGGACCTGACCGGCAAGGTCGCCCTGGTCACGGGCGCAAGCAGCGGCATCGGCCAGGCAACCGCCGAATATCTGGCCGAGCGCGGCGCAAGCGTCGCCGTTGTCGCCCGCACCGTCGCACGCGGGCGCGAGACAGCTGAACGGATCATGGCTGCCGGACGGACCGCCATTTTCATTCATGCCGATGTGGAAGAACCAGAAGCGATCGCTGCGATGGTGAAGCAGACCGTCGATCATTTCGGTCGCCTGGACATCGCCTTCAACAATGCTGGGATGACCGGCACCGTTGCGCCTTTCCACGAACAGTCCCTGTCCGATTGGGACCAGGTTATCCGTACCAATCTCAGTTCCATATTCCTGAGCATGAAGCATGAAATCACCGCCATGCTGAAATGCGGCGGGGGTTCGATCGTGAACAATTGTTCGGGTGCGGGCGTGATGGCCGCACCCGGCCTTCCCCATTATACGGCCGCAAAGCACGGCGTATTGGGGCTGACCAAGGCTGCGGCAAAGGAATATGCGCCCCACGGCATTCGCGTGAATGCAATCTGCCCCGGCTTTATCGAAACACCGCAGCTTGGCCGGTATATCGACAGCCCGGAAGCACGCACTGCCGTCGAGGCCGGGATCCCCGTCGGCCATATGGGGCAGCCGATCGATATTGCCCGCGCCGTCGCCTTTCTGTCGTCAGCCGAAGGCGCCTATATTTCCGGCGACACGATGTTCGTCGACGGCGCCGTCATGTGCCGCTGATGCCCATTGCACGCAATCATATCCCACCCCGTGAACCGGCAAATGCCGGCCGGTTACCCTATCGAATTCCGATAGTTACGCGGCGTATGCCCCGTGACGCGACGAAAGCTGTGGGAAAAGGCAGCCGCGGTGGAAAAACCGAGCCTGGTGGCGATTTCGCCGATCGGAAGATCTGTTTCCGAAAGCAAGGTCTTCGCCTTGGACATGCGGATATGCTCGGCATATTTGGCCACGCTCTTGCCGGTGCTCTGCCGAAAGGCGCGCATCAGATGGCTGCCACTCAACCCGCACGAAGCGGCCAGGTCCGCTATACTGGGCGGAGATGCGCTGTTTGCGATATGATCGGAAATACGCCGCAATTGACTGGCTGGCAAACCGCCCTTGCGGCTTGCGGCCCGGGTCCGCACGGCCTGGAAATAGCGGGCGAGATCAGCCAGAATGAGCTGGCCGAGGCTGGTCGCCAAAGCCACGCTGTTCGCGTCAGGCCGCTCGCATTCCTCGGCCAGGCGGATCATTGCATATTCAACCCTCGGATCGTCTATGTGAAGACAGGCCTCAAGCTCGGCATCCGACCAGCTTTCGCCGGGCTGCTTCAGATTGTCGGTTTGCGCAAAACGGCAACGAACACTGGTGAATTCACCCCCGGCATGCCGAAATTCAAACGGCAGGCCCGCCGGACGCAGTATAAGCGCTCCAAGGCGCGCAAAATGGCTATGCGAACCAGAAGAGTAGCGCCCCGCACTGACCGGCAGCAGCGGCGACAGGCCCAAACTCAAAATCGTTTCGCTTTCGCATGTGATGCGGTCCTCGCTCCGCAGCGGTGGATAATCGCAGAGTTCAACGATCATCCCGGGCACTTCAAGGCGCGCCTTTACGACGCGATCGTCATCACGCGCTTCAAGAATACCGGGGAGCGGCAATAGCGGCATAGTCATTTTCCATCGCTATCCGACCTGCTGCCAACTCGGCAACGGGATTATGATCTGTCCTCGCCCGTTCGGCCAAACAGTTACGCAAATGCGAAAACTATTGTGCATTTTATCGGAAAACGCGCAATTTTTATTGATTTTCATACGCAAATTGCCATTCAGGTGCGCATCTAAGCAATTACCATAAGCAAGATACTCTAAGTGGAAAACGCAATGGACGAAGTCGCAAGACGCACTTTTCTGGGGGCGGCAGGCCTTGCATTCGGAGGGCTGAACCTCGCCCAGAATGCATCAGCTCGCAGCTTGCCCGCGACGCCGAAAAATGGCTCAACCTATCTCAAAATCTGGCAGGATTTTTGCCAGGAGCTTTCCGGTATCGGGCAAATTCTGGAACGCCCCACCGTGCCGCGCAATGGCCTGGATCAGGCCGAGGGCATCCGCTACCTGACACGCCTGATGCGTGCCGCGTTGGAAATGACCATGGAATCCGCTGATCCGGATTTTCCGCGCTTTTTCCAATTGTCGAATGAAACTATCAAGATCGGCGCGGACAATCCGGACAATATCTATCTCAACAGTGTGGTTGCGGGTGATCGCAGCTACCGGATCACGGGCACGCGCGGCACTGTTCCGTATCTGAGCTTTGGTACGAAGGCCAATCGCTACAGCATCAATGGTGAAATGGCGACCACGGGCGAATTCGACGCCAAGGATCTGGTGCTGAACGCTGATGGCAGCTTCGAACTGATCGTCAGCCGCGAACGCACGGGCAAGAATTGGCTACCACTGGCGGCAGATTCCACCATGCTGCTCGTCCGGCAGACATTCCTGGACAAGCAGGCTGAAACGCCGGCGCAACTTTCTATCGAAGCGATCGGCGGACCGGCTGTTCCGCAACCATTGACCGAGGAACAGCTGGTGCGCGCCCTCAGCACCGCCACGGGCTTTGTCGCGGGAACAGCCAAAACCTTCGCGGAATGGACAGAATTGTTCATGACGAAGCCCAACCAGTTGCTGCCCTGGGATCAATCCTTCTTCCAGCGCGGTGGCGGCGATCCCAATATCCACTATCTCCACGGCTATTGGGAATTGAAGCCGGATCAGGCCTGGATCCTGCGCACACCTGTTCCGGAATCCCGTTTCTGGAATTTCCAGGTCGATAACTGGTGGATGGAATCGCTCGATTATCGCACCCGGCCCAACGTCTGGACCAATCCCAAAAAGGCCAGGCTGGAAAAGGATGGTTCGCTCATCCTTGTCGTCTCGCCACGCGATCTGGGCTTTGGCACGTGGATAGACACCGCTGGCCATACCAATGGCACAGCGCTGCTTCGTTGGGTCAATGCCGAAGCACATCCGGTACCAAAAACTGAAATCATCTCGATCTGATTTCCGGTATCGCGACCGCGACATGCCTGATGTGCAGTCGTTTCCTAGTATTTTGTAAAACAACAAACATGAAAGATAATATGCGTCCTTCTATTTCCACGCACCTTTTGTCACGCCACAAGCTTGCAATCTCATATCTGGCCCTTTCCATTGCGACGGCCTGGTCGGCTCCCGCCATGGCGCAGGACGTTCCTGCCGTGGCGCAGGACGACAGCGGCCTCGAAGAAATCGTCGTTACCGCTCAGCGCAAATCGGAATCGGTTCAGGATACGCCGATTTCCATCATGGCGTTCAGCAGCACCGCGTTGGAAAACAAGTCGATCACCGGCCTTTCCGATCTGCAGACCCAGGTGCCCAACCTGCAGCTGACCCCGTTCCCCAACAACGCCACGTCGCCCCGCATCTATATTCGCGGTATCGGCAACAATAGCGACCAGCTGACGCAGGACCCCAGCGTCGCGGTGTATGTGGATGGCGTTTACATGGCGCGCAGCCAGGGTCTAGCGACCGAAGTTGCCGATCTGGAGCGCATCGAGGTGCTGCGCGGTCCCCAGGGGTCGCTGTATGGCCGCAACGCGGCCGGCGGCGCGATCAACTTCATCACCGCTGCGCCCAAATTGGGCGAATGGGGCGCGAAGCAGAGCCTTACCCTGGGCAATCTGGATCATTTCCGCACGCGTACGATGATCAACATTCCCCTGGGCGACACCGTGGCCGCCCAGCTTTCCTACTTCCGCAGCCAGCGCAATGGCGTCACGCGCAATATCGGCACCGGCGTCGATCGCTTCGGCGATCAGGATCGCACAGCTTACCGCGCAGCGCTGCGCTGGCAGGCCTCGAACGCCCTGGAATTCCGTTATACGTACGATCGCACCGAAATCGGTGACACGCCGGCTCTTGCAACCGCGGTTGCCTTCTACCCGCAGCAAACGCCGCGTCCCAGTGAGGGCTCGCCCTTCGTGGACGATCTGAAGGCCAACGATATTGTGTCGCAGGGCCACAGCCTGACGGCCAGTTGGGATGTCTCCGACAATGCCCAGCTGAAATCGATCACCGCCTATCGCAAGCTATCCAGCTTCACCAACCAGAACTTCCTGGCTGGTTACTTCGGCCCCTATGCCGCCTCGAAATTGTCTTTTGATCAGTCACAAGAGCAGTTTTCGCAGGAACTGCAACTGGTGGGCAAGCTGGGTGACCGGTTCGATTATGCTGCCGGCCTTTACTATTTCACGGAAAATTCCGACGGTTTCGATACCGCCCTGCAATTGGGCTTCCGCACCATTGATCGTTGGATCACGGCCAAGAACAAGGCTTATGCCGTTTACGCGCAAGGCACCTATACGCCCGATCTACTCGAGGATCGTCTGCACCTTACATTGGGCGGCCGCTGGTCGCGCGATGAACGTACGGCGAGCTATCAGCGCAATGTCTATCAAAATGGAACGCAGACGGTTGCCAACCCGCTGACCCGCGGACATCGTGCGTATAAGGATTTCAGCCCGAGCGGCACCATCTCGCTGGACATCAACAAGGATGTGAACAGCTATGTGCGCATCGCCAGCGGTTACAAGACGGGTGGCTATAATATTGGGGCCAGCTCTCCCCAGCGCTTCAGCGAAGGCTTTGCGCCCGAAAATGTCGTTTCCTATGAATGGGGTGTGAAATCTGATCTTTTGGATCGCCGCCTGCGTATTAACGCAGCGCTGTTCCATATGGATTACCGCGATATCCAGGTGAACGTGCCCGATCCGCAGCAGGTTACGCTGCTCGATGTAATCAACGCGGGCAAGGCGCGCATCCGCGGTCTCGAACTGGATATTACGATGCGGCCCACCTCGGCGCTCACCGTCGGGTTCAACTATGGCTATCTCGACGCCAAGTTCGTTGAAATTCTCAATGACCAGGGCGCCGACATCACCGATGGCTACGCCTTCGTCAGCGCGCCGAAACATGTGATTTCGACCAATCTGGAATATCGCTTCCCTGAAACGTCGATCGGGGAATTCAACTTCGTTCTGGATTACGGCTATCAGAGCAAGCATTTTGCGCAGCCCAACGATCGCCGTTATATCACCGGCGATTATGGGCTGCTGAATGCACGTCTCAATCTTAGCAAAATTCCGGTTCCGGTTGGTGAACTTCGTCTCAGCCTGTGGGGACGCAATCTTACCAACAAGGATTATTATATCTCGCACGGCAATCTGTTTGCACCGGGTGCGCTCTATGGTGAGCCGCGCACCTATGGCATCGATCTGAGTTTCTCTTTCTAATTCAGATCGTTCAGGAGGAAGGCGTAGCGTGTTTCAAGATTGTTTGATCTTGGCACTATGCCTTCCTTCGCTACCCGCCTTTTCCAAATGGGCGATAATCTCGACACCGATCCTGCTTGGCGGCGAAGTTAAGCTATTTTCGGTGACCCCAATTGTCAGCATGCGTTGCTGCCAGTCGCCAATCAGGATTGCGGCACTATCGTGATCGCGGAATGGGCCATGCCAGCATTAACCGGTACTACGGCTAACCTGAGATAAATCGAGGCGGCAGTCGCCGACAAAGGGGGCATCGGGCTAGACTCGGGAGCTACCTGAAAGCCGCCCTTCGTTCATGGTCGCAAAAATAGCGTCGGATTGCTGACCCGCGTAATCAGTTTTGCCGGTCGCGGCGATTCTGGCGGACGCTCGCTCTGGATCAATTCTACTGCTCTTGCGTACAGCCCAGCGAGCTGTTCGTGGACGAAGCGCGCCTCGACGGATTTTGCTGCACCCGCACGAATGAGCGAAATCTGGTGGCGGTGATAGAGGTAATTATAGTCCAACGGCTGGCTCCTTCGCGCTGTAAGCGGGAGCACATCCTGGCCCTCAGCCGTCGGCGCTTACTGATCGCAAGCCGACGATGATCGTTCATAACACAGATGCGAGACTTCATGGCGGGAAATCGGGGTTTGTCGCCCGTGTCGCTCGCTCAAGCGCCGGGGGCGTTCTTGATTTTCGCTACCCGTCCCCCATCTAGAGCTGGTTGGCGCTCGCTTGTACGGAGTGCCAGATCGCAATAGGCAGCGCTGGCTCCCCGCTTGTGAAAGCGACGATTTCGTCGCGGCCCAGCGTGAGGAAAGCTGCCCATGACATTCCGTCCCTTGCATGATCGCGTGCTCGTACGTCGTATCGACGCCGCCGAGAAATCGGCGGGTGGCATCATCATTCCCGACACCGCCAAGGAGAAACCCCAGGAGGGCGAGATCGTCGCCGCCGGTACGGGCATTCGCGCCGAAGACGGCTCGATCACGCCGCTCGACGTTAAGGCTGGTGACCGGGTTCTGTTCGGAAAATGGTCGGGGTCGGAAGTGAAGGTCGATGGAGAAGACCTCATCATCATGAAGGAATGCGACGTTCTCGGCATCGTCGGCTGATCCCACGGAGCAGTCCCAGTACATACCGAACAGAAGGAATTGCAGACCATGCCGGCCAAGGATGTCAAATTCGCCCGCGAGGCCCGAGAGGGCATCGTGCGTGGTGTCGATATTATCGCCAATGCGGTCCGTGTGACCCTCGGCCCCAAGGGCCGCAATGTCGTCATCGACAAGGGCTACGGCGCTCCGCGCATCACCAAGGACGGCGTCACCGTCGCCAAGGAGATCGAACTCAAGGACAAGTTCGAGAATATGGGTGCGCAGATGCTGCGTGCTGTCGCTTCGCGGACGCACGACCATGCCGGCGACGGCACTACGACTGCGACCGTGCTTGCCCAGGCGATCGTGCGCGAGGGCATGAAATCCGTATCAGCCGGGATCAACCCGATGGACCTGAAGCGCGGCATCGACCTCGCCGTCATCAAGGTTGTCGACGACCTCAAGGCACGCTCTAAGCCTGTCGCCAACAATGAGGAAATCGCCCAAGTCGGCATCGTTTCGGCGAATGGCGACGAGATCGTTGGCCGCAGGATCGCTGAAGCGATGGAAAAGGTGGGCAAGGAAGGCGTCATCACCGTTGAGGAAGCCAGCGGCGTGGAGTTCGAGTTCGATGTGGTCGATGGCATGCAGTTCGATCGCGGTTATCTCAGCCCTTACTTCATTACCAATTCCGAGAAGATGACGGTCGAACTACAGGATCCCTACATCCTGATCTGCGAGAAGAAGCTCTCAAACCTCCAGGCGCTGTTGCCGATCCTCGAAGCGGTGGCGCAATCGGGCCGTCCGCTGTTTATCATTGCCGAGGACATCGAGGGGGAGGCGCTCGCGACGCTGGTCGTCAACAAGCTGCGCGGCGGCCTGAAGGTTGCGGCGGTCAAGGCACCCGGCTTCGGTGATCGCCGCAAGGCGATGCTGGAAGACATCGCGATCCTGACGGCAGGCCAGGCCATCTCGGAAGAGCTGGGCACAAAACTTGAGAATGTGACCCTCGACATGCTCGGCACCGCCAAGCGCGTGACCATCGACAAGGACAACACCACCATCGTTGATGGAGCCGGCTCTCCGGATACGATCAAGGGTCGGGTCGATGTGATCCATGCGCAGATCGAGAACAGCACCAGCGATTATGACAAGGAGAAGCTCCAGGAGCGCTTGGCCAAGCTTGCTGGTGGCGTCGCCATCATCAAGGTCGGCGGCTCGACCGAGGTCGAGGTCCGGGAGCGCAAGGATCGCGTCGACGACGCACTGCATGCAACCCGTGCGGCGGTCGAGGAAGGCATCGTCGCGGGTGGAGGCACCGCATTGCTCTATGCGTCCAGGACGCTCGACGACCTCAAGGGGATCAACGACGATCAGACGCGCGGCATTGATATCGTCCGCAAGGCACTGCAGGCACCGCTCCGCCAGATCGTCGAAAATGCGGGGCACGATGGCGGCGTGATCGCGGGTCGGCTGATCGACGGCAACGACCAGAATTTGGGCTTCAACGCCCAGACCGAGCAATATGAGGATCTGGTCCGTTCAGGCGTGATCGATCCCACCAAGGTCGTCCGATCCGCATTGCAGGATGCGGCGTCAGTCGCAGGATTGCTGATCACGACCGAGGCCGCGGTGGCTGAATGCGGGGACGACAAGACCCTGGCGCCCGCCACCTACGGCGGTGGCATGGCCTTCTAGCTGCCATGCACACAGGCTGGACGGCGATTTTGCTGGTCCGGGTCGATCCACCGAGGAGCAGCAGATGAGCATTTCTTCTTCGCCGACTGCAACCGAAGCAGCCGAACTGATGTCGAGCCTCGGTATCACCCGCGTCCCTGCGGATCGGTACCACTACAAGACCTGGCGCTATTCTAACCTGGGCGACGCCGTCGCCCAGGCGAGGAGAGATGCGTCGCTCTCGCCGCCGAACCTCAATCAGTCGAAGGAACACGCATGAGCATGAGCCAGCGCAGAGGCAGCAAGGAAGCCCGGAAACCCAAGAAGCTGAAACCGCCCAGGGCCAACGCTTCGCAGCCGTCGGTGAAGGGCGTCGCCCCAAACGTGATCAAGGGCTGACGTCCGCATCCCCATTCTACTGACCGTGAAAGGGAAGCTCATGCGCCCATCGTCCACCTTGTGTCGCGCGCAGGAAAAACTCCAGCTTGGCGGTGCGGCCGGCACCTCTCTTACAAATGTGCGGCTGATTGCCGAGAAGGCGGCCGCCAGTTGGAGAAAGGAAGCCTTCGCCGCCGACAGGCGCGAGCAGCGCGCCGAGCGCCAAGCCTTGGCAGCGACGAGTTCGGCGGACGACGAGCGCCGGTCGGATGCTCAGGAAAACCGACTGTTCAGCGAGAATCCGGATCGCGACTCCGGACACGCCTGATTTTGGCCGGCCGTAAAGCCAACTTTCGTTGATCACCCTGCCTTCCAGCTCTGATTGAGATCCAGGGTGCGCTGTCCGGCTCGCCCTCTTGACCTTCAAGCCAGCGCATTTTTGCCAACTACCTGAGCCGACGAGATGATTGGGTCCGAGCTCGGTAATTATCCCGACGCCATTTCTGACATTCTTACGACAGATAACTGCTTCTGAGGTTGCAGCATGGCGGACTCGGGCATCCGTCGCGCGGTGGGGTTTGTAGCCGCAATCGCCCACATTGCGGTGGACCGCCGCCCGAAAGCCGCCATGATATCGGCTGTCCGATCAGGTTCGACGCGCCCGGGCTTGCCATGGCAGGCCCGGGAGTTTCTCCATCTCGCAGCCGCACACGGAACATCGGCTGACAAAGTAGCCGCGGTCCCAGTGAGGTGGTCCCGGTTTCCTGGACAGGGTGTTAAGCGAATCCCGACGTGAGGAACGGACGGGAATGAAGACGACAAGGAAGCGGTACAGCGCGGATTTCAAGGCGAAGGTGGCGCTGGAAGCGATCCGGGGTGACCTGACGCTGGCGGAGTTAGCCGCCAAGCATGGCATCCATCACACGATGATCGCGGCGTGGAAGCGGCAGGCGGTCGAGGGCATGGCAGCAACCTTCTCGGGCGCTGGCGAAACGGCCAAGGCTGCCACGGAGGCGGATTTGGACAAGCTGCATGCCAAGATCGGGCAGCTCGTCATCGAGCGAGATTTTTTAGCGAAAGCCTCCGGTCGATGAGCGTGGCACGGAGGCGAACGATGGTCGATCCCGCTCACCACCGCCTGTCAATCGCGGCCCAGTGCCGTCTGCTGTCGATCAGCCGGTCGTCCTATTATTACGCGCCGGTGCCCGAGACCGAGGAGACATTGGCGCTGATGCGGGTGATCGATGCGGCGTTCCTCGACATGCCCTGGTACGGCAGCCGCCAGATGGTCCGGCACTTGCGCCGGAATGGGCATGACGCTGGTCGACGTCGGGTGCGGCGGCTGATGGCGAAGATGGGCTTGTCGCCGATCTACCAGCGGCCCCGGACCAGCGATCCCCACCCGCAGCATCGGGTTTATCCTTATCTGCTGCGGAAACTGGCGATCGAGCGGCCGAACCATGTCTGGTGCGCCGACGTGACCTACATCCCGATGCGACGCGGCTTTCTGTATCTGGTCGCCGTCATGGACTGGGCGACGCGCAAGGTGTTGGCCTGGCGGCTGTCGAACACGATGGATGCCAGCTTCTGCGTCGCGGCGCTTGAAGATGCCTTGGCCCGCTTCGGCAGGCCCGAGATCTTCAACACCGACCAGGGCAGCCAGTTCACCAGTCTCGCCTTCACCAGCGTGCTGCGGGATGCGGAGGTACGCATCAGCATGGATGGACGCGGTCGCTGGATGGACAATGTGTTCATCGAGCGCCTTTGGCGCTCCCTGAAGTACGAATGTGTCTATCTCCATGCCTTTGAGACCGGCTCGGAGCTGAAGGCTGGTCTCGGGCGGTGGATCACCTATTACAACACCCAGCGACCGCACTCGGGCTTGGCCGGGCGAACCCCGGCAGAGGCCTATTGGCGGATCGGAGCTTCAGATCATGGGGGGCATGCCCCCCATGATCTGAAGACCAGAATGGCGGCATGAACGACAACCGGGATTAGCTTAACTCAGCCGTCAAACTGTCCAAGAAGGCGGGACCACCTCACAGTGATTGTAGGCCACGTCTGCCACATGAGCGCCAAAGAGCTTGTGAAAGATCATACCGGCACTCCATCGGGCAGTGTGCCTCTCACGAGAACTGCGCCAGACGCAGCCCTTGCATGGTTGCCCATAGCTTCGTTCCCTGGATCCTCATCAAGATCGTCCTCAAGCTGGAATTCCAGTGCTATCGCTGCGTCGGCCTCGCTCAGGCTGCATCGGGAACCTGCCTCGCGCTCTTCGGCATCTTCGGCCTGGCGGCCCCATGCTGCAGCCGCCGCGAGCGCAACCTTGCGGACATTCTGTAGGCTCGCATTCACCGCAATCTGGCGATGACGCGCCTCCTGTTGTCTGCACATCATCGCGGAATTGAACATCATTGGCCTTCCGGATCGCGGCGATCTGCGCGCGCTGTTCGCATCCACATCGGTATAGATCTCCACGGCGAAGTGCCTGCGACTCCATCTGGTGACAGTGCGGCCGGATCTGTTGAAAGCTCGTGTGGATTGACCATGCTTGAGGGCATTGCCTCCGTGGTTGCCATCCGGGCTTCGCGATCCCTTTCCAGGGCCACGGCGAGCTCGACCGGATCAACCGGATGATGCTCGATCCTGGCTCCGGTTTGAACGCGCAGCGTCGTGGCAACACGGCGATAGACCGTCCGGCTCGCGGTTTCGATCACTTCCTCATCGGTCTCGAGATGATATT encodes:
- a CDS encoding IS3 family transposase (programmed frameshift), with product MKTTRKRYSADFKAKVALEAIRGDLTLAELAAKHGIHHTMIAAWKRQAVEGMAATFSGAGETAKAATEADLDKLHAKIGQLVIERDFLGESLRSMSVARRRTMVDPAHHRLSIAAQCRLLSISRSSYYYAPVPETEETLALMRVIDAAFLDMPWYGSRQMVRHLRRNGHDAGRRRVRRLMAKMGLSPIYQRPRTSDPHPQHRVYPYLLRKLAIERPNHVWCADVTYIPMRRGFLYLVAVMDWATRKVLAWRLSNTMDASFCVAALEDALARFGRPEIFNTDQGSQFTSLAFTSVLRDAEVRISMDGRGRWMDNVFIERLWRSLKYECVYLHAFETGSELKAGLGRWITYYNTQRPHSGLAGRTPAEAYWRIGASDHGGHAPHDLKTRMAA
- a CDS encoding helix-turn-helix transcriptional regulator, with amino-acid sequence MTMPLLPLPGILEARDDDRVVKARLEVPGMIVELCDYPPLRSEDRITCESETILSLGLSPLLPVSAGRYSSGSHSHFARLGALILRPAGLPFEFRHAGGEFTSVRCRFAQTDNLKQPGESWSDAELEACLHIDDPRVEYAMIRLAEECERPDANSVALATSLGQLILADLARYFQAVRTRAASRKGGLPASQLRRISDHIANSASPPSIADLAASCGLSGSHLMRAFRQSTGKSVAKYAEHIRMSKAKTLLSETDLPIGEIATRLGFSTAAAFSHSFRRVTGHTPRNYRNSIG
- a CDS encoding co-chaperone GroES, coding for MTFRPLHDRVLVRRIDAAEKSAGGIIIPDTAKEKPQEGEIVAAGTGIRAEDGSITPLDVKAGDRVLFGKWSGSEVKVDGEDLIIMKECDVLGIVG
- a CDS encoding TonB-dependent receptor, with amino-acid sequence MCSRFLVFCKTTNMKDNMRPSISTHLLSRHKLAISYLALSIATAWSAPAMAQDVPAVAQDDSGLEEIVVTAQRKSESVQDTPISIMAFSSTALENKSITGLSDLQTQVPNLQLTPFPNNATSPRIYIRGIGNNSDQLTQDPSVAVYVDGVYMARSQGLATEVADLERIEVLRGPQGSLYGRNAAGGAINFITAAPKLGEWGAKQSLTLGNLDHFRTRTMINIPLGDTVAAQLSYFRSQRNGVTRNIGTGVDRFGDQDRTAYRAALRWQASNALEFRYTYDRTEIGDTPALATAVAFYPQQTPRPSEGSPFVDDLKANDIVSQGHSLTASWDVSDNAQLKSITAYRKLSSFTNQNFLAGYFGPYAASKLSFDQSQEQFSQELQLVGKLGDRFDYAAGLYYFTENSDGFDTALQLGFRTIDRWITAKNKAYAVYAQGTYTPDLLEDRLHLTLGGRWSRDERTASYQRNVYQNGTQTVANPLTRGHRAYKDFSPSGTISLDINKDVNSYVRIASGYKTGGYNIGASSPQRFSEGFAPENVVSYEWGVKSDLLDRRLRINAALFHMDYRDIQVNVPDPQQVTLLDVINAGKARIRGLELDITMRPTSALTVGFNYGYLDAKFVEILNDQGADITDGYAFVSAPKHVISTNLEYRFPETSIGEFNFVLDYGYQSKHFAQPNDRRYITGDYGLLNARLNLSKIPVPVGELRLSLWGRNLTNKDYYISHGNLFAPGALYGEPRTYGIDLSFSF
- a CDS encoding SDR family NAD(P)-dependent oxidoreductase, with the translated sequence MSTPMDLTGKVALVTGASSGIGQATAEYLAERGASVAVVARTVARGRETAERIMAAGRTAIFIHADVEEPEAIAAMVKQTVDHFGRLDIAFNNAGMTGTVAPFHEQSLSDWDQVIRTNLSSIFLSMKHEITAMLKCGGGSIVNNCSGAGVMAAPGLPHYTAAKHGVLGLTKAAAKEYAPHGIRVNAICPGFIETPQLGRYIDSPEARTAVEAGIPVGHMGQPIDIARAVAFLSSAEGAYISGDTMFVDGAVMCR
- the groL gene encoding chaperonin GroEL (60 kDa chaperone family; promotes refolding of misfolded polypeptides especially under stressful conditions; forms two stacked rings of heptamers to form a barrel-shaped 14mer; ends can be capped by GroES; misfolded proteins enter the barrel where they are refolded when GroES binds), producing the protein MPAKDVKFAREAREGIVRGVDIIANAVRVTLGPKGRNVVIDKGYGAPRITKDGVTVAKEIELKDKFENMGAQMLRAVASRTHDHAGDGTTTATVLAQAIVREGMKSVSAGINPMDLKRGIDLAVIKVVDDLKARSKPVANNEEIAQVGIVSANGDEIVGRRIAEAMEKVGKEGVITVEEASGVEFEFDVVDGMQFDRGYLSPYFITNSEKMTVELQDPYILICEKKLSNLQALLPILEAVAQSGRPLFIIAEDIEGEALATLVVNKLRGGLKVAAVKAPGFGDRRKAMLEDIAILTAGQAISEELGTKLENVTLDMLGTAKRVTIDKDNTTIVDGAGSPDTIKGRVDVIHAQIENSTSDYDKEKLQERLAKLAGGVAIIKVGGSTEVEVRERKDRVDDALHATRAAVEEGIVAGGGTALLYASRTLDDLKGINDDQTRGIDIVRKALQAPLRQIVENAGHDGGVIAGRLIDGNDQNLGFNAQTEQYEDLVRSGVIDPTKVVRSALQDAASVAGLLITTEAAVAECGDDKTLAPATYGGGMAF
- a CDS encoding DUF1214 domain-containing protein; translation: MDEVARRTFLGAAGLAFGGLNLAQNASARSLPATPKNGSTYLKIWQDFCQELSGIGQILERPTVPRNGLDQAEGIRYLTRLMRAALEMTMESADPDFPRFFQLSNETIKIGADNPDNIYLNSVVAGDRSYRITGTRGTVPYLSFGTKANRYSINGEMATTGEFDAKDLVLNADGSFELIVSRERTGKNWLPLAADSTMLLVRQTFLDKQAETPAQLSIEAIGGPAVPQPLTEEQLVRALSTATGFVAGTAKTFAEWTELFMTKPNQLLPWDQSFFQRGGGDPNIHYLHGYWELKPDQAWILRTPVPESRFWNFQVDNWWMESLDYRTRPNVWTNPKKARLEKDGSLILVVSPRDLGFGTWIDTAGHTNGTALLRWVNAEAHPVPKTEIISI